A single window of Leptospiraceae bacterium DNA harbors:
- a CDS encoding ABC transporter permease subunit: MTLNPNTKKRLQKFRANKRAYYSFLFLLTTYVISLFAPILVNDIPILVYYKGSTYFPIFKFYPDKTFGGKQDTVANYKKLRKSPQFQESGNFMLFPIVSYGYNESNMSDLPFGVSPPTKPDAKHWLGTDDRGRDVFTRIFYGYRISLSFSLILVFLEILIGTIIGGLQGYFAGIFDLTFQRIIEIFSAIPFLYLILIMGSFFGRSFTVLLITYGAISWIGISYYMRGEFYRLRQAQFVEAAKAFGVPSYTIIFKHIVPNALTPIVTFLPFILIGSISVLSALDFLGYGIPAPNPSWGELIGQGRERLSAWWLIAFPSFALFLTIQLSAFIGEGLRDAFDAKEKVTFK, encoded by the coding sequence ATGACACTAAATCCAAATACTAAAAAACGATTACAAAAATTTCGAGCGAATAAAAGAGCTTATTATTCTTTTTTATTTTTGCTCACAACTTACGTCATATCCTTGTTTGCCCCAATTCTTGTGAATGATATTCCGATTTTAGTTTATTACAAAGGCTCAACGTATTTTCCTATTTTTAAATTTTATCCCGATAAGACTTTCGGCGGGAAGCAGGACACGGTTGCCAATTATAAAAAATTAAGAAAATCCCCTCAATTTCAAGAAAGCGGCAACTTTATGTTATTCCCAATTGTTTCTTATGGCTACAATGAAAGTAATATGTCCGACTTGCCCTTCGGTGTCTCTCCTCCAACTAAACCAGACGCGAAGCATTGGCTGGGAACAGATGATAGAGGTAGAGATGTATTTACGCGAATTTTTTATGGATATCGAATTTCACTTAGCTTTAGCTTGATACTTGTATTTCTAGAAATTTTAATTGGAACTATTATTGGCGGCTTACAGGGATATTTCGCTGGAATCTTTGATCTTACCTTTCAACGAATTATCGAAATCTTTTCTGCCATTCCATTTTTGTATTTGATTTTAATCATGGGCTCTTTCTTTGGAAGAAGCTTTACTGTGCTATTAATAACGTATGGAGCCATTAGTTGGATTGGAATCAGTTATTATATGCGTGGAGAATTTTATCGACTCAGGCAAGCACAATTTGTAGAAGCAGCAAAAGCATTTGGCGTTCCCTCTTACACGATCATATTTAAGCATATCGTTCCAAATGCGCTTACTCCGATTGTAACATTTTTACCTTTTATATTAATTGGGTCTATATCCGTGTTATCCGCTCTTGACTTTTTAGGTTATGGGATTCCCGCTCCCAATCCTTCGTGGGGAGAACTGATTGGGCAGGGAAGAGAAAGACTCAGTGCGTGGTGGCTAATAGCATTTCCCTCCTTTGCACTATTTCTCACCATACAATTGAGTGCATTCATTGGAGAAGGACTTAGAGATGCATTTGATGCAAAGGAAAAGGTTACATTCAAATGA
- a CDS encoding DUF445 family protein has translation MQWLNDLIQNHPDLVKFISIPVTCAFVGWITNYIAVKMIFHPAEFWGIGKLGWKGIIPNHAVKMSTLIGKILTERLIKPHELFLRVDPNEISHQIQDLIDIKAKEIIKDIIATENPVLWSLLSEDIKKALEEEVRKEIPKQIVEVYKSFGLELDNVLDFEEVIKSSLSGHKTSILIEMFERCGGPEFQFIIVSGIYFGFLIGLIQLAFINILGQWWTMPIMGVVVGYYTNWIAIQMIFKPLEPTRYFYFIKYQGLFLKRQEAVSKEFANVVAHNVLNTENLIRLIFTGKGGDLIIKLVIERAYKLTHDKMMEKAPLMPVILGSEKIRNIKETIAERLIWILPDVANRIQKYLNDKLQIEKTIAERLSVLPKAEFEELLHSVFKEDELTLIILGALLGGLVGLYQAYLVF, from the coding sequence ATGCAATGGCTTAATGATCTAATTCAAAACCATCCAGACTTAGTAAAATTTATTTCCATACCTGTTACTTGTGCATTCGTTGGTTGGATAACAAACTATATTGCAGTGAAGATGATTTTTCATCCTGCTGAATTTTGGGGGATTGGTAAGCTAGGTTGGAAAGGAATTATCCCTAATCATGCAGTTAAAATGAGCACCCTCATTGGAAAGATTTTAACAGAGCGTTTGATTAAGCCACATGAATTATTTTTGCGAGTGGATCCGAATGAAATCAGCCATCAGATACAGGACTTGATTGATATTAAAGCAAAGGAAATTATAAAAGATATTATCGCAACAGAGAATCCTGTTCTCTGGTCATTGCTTTCTGAGGATATAAAAAAAGCTCTCGAAGAAGAAGTTCGTAAAGAAATTCCAAAACAAATTGTAGAAGTATATAAATCCTTTGGTCTTGAATTAGATAATGTGTTAGATTTTGAGGAAGTTATCAAGTCTTCCCTCAGTGGTCACAAGACTTCCATATTGATCGAAATGTTTGAAAGATGCGGAGGACCTGAATTTCAATTCATCATTGTATCTGGAATTTATTTTGGATTCTTAATCGGGCTGATTCAACTTGCCTTCATTAATATTCTAGGTCAATGGTGGACGATGCCGATTATGGGTGTTGTTGTCGGGTATTATACAAATTGGATTGCAATTCAGATGATTTTTAAACCTCTTGAACCAACTAGATATTTTTATTTTATTAAATACCAGGGACTTTTTTTAAAGCGGCAAGAGGCTGTATCAAAAGAGTTTGCGAATGTTGTTGCACATAACGTATTAAACACAGAGAACTTAATTCGTCTTATCTTTACAGGCAAAGGTGGGGATTTGATAATTAAACTTGTAATTGAGCGTGCATATAAATTAACTCACGACAAGATGATGGAGAAGGCTCCTCTTATGCCAGTTATTTTAGGCTCGGAGAAAATTCGAAACATAAAAGAAACGATTGCTGAAAGGCTAATCTGGATTTTACCCGATGTAGCGAATCGTATCCAAAAATACTTGAATGATAAATTACAAATAGAAAAAACAATTGCAGAAAGATTATCCGTATTGCCAAAAGCAGAGTTCGAAGAATTACTTCATTCTGTTTTCAAAGAAGATGAGCTAACGCTGATTATCCTTGGCGCCTTGCTTGGTGGACTTGTGGGGCTATACCAAGCTTATTTAGTGTTCTAA
- a CDS encoding DUF2721 domain-containing protein — protein sequence MELTLNTPSLLFPAISLLMLAFTNRFLSLAKLIRDLYTEYSTTKEQKLLVQIQSLRHRLNLIRYMQFFGISSILLCVICMLLIFVSELSFARIIFELSLVLLAVSLSLSVWEIQISTNALSVELSDLEELRDKK from the coding sequence ATGGAACTTACATTGAATACCCCATCACTCTTATTCCCCGCAATTTCACTTTTGATGCTAGCCTTTACAAATAGATTTCTGAGTTTAGCCAAATTAATCCGTGACCTATACACTGAATATTCCACTACAAAGGAGCAAAAACTCCTCGTTCAAATACAATCGCTTCGTCATCGTCTAAACCTTATTCGCTATATGCAATTCTTTGGAATTTCCAGTATTCTACTTTGCGTTATCTGTATGTTGCTTATTTTTGTAAGTGAACTATCATTTGCTAGAATCATCTTCGAACTAAGTCTAGTTCTTTTGGCAGTGTCTCTTTCTCTTTCTGTATGGGAAATACAGATTTCAACTAACGCACTTTCCGTTGAATTAAGTGATCTAGAAGAATTAAGAGATAAAAAATAA
- a CDS encoding ABC transporter ATP-binding protein: MKKANPTPKTKTVKPKKEIIKKEILSIDNLSVTIQANPVLPVLQNVSFSMEEGEILALVGESGSGKSLTALSITKLLPVKQFEYTNGSIVFNGTNILQIEDEKLRSIRGKEIAYIFQDPFTSLNPLKKIKDQIIESYKIHISENEREAVDKAKYLLNKVGLTELDERLNSYPGQMSGGMLQRICIAASLMCDPKLLIADEPTSALDVTIQSQLVDLLLKIKEENQMSILFISHDISLVASLANRIAVMYAGQIVEIGETDALIDKPTHPYTEALLRSIPSGIKTHHRLAVIDGIVPSPADYPVGCHFSTRCPEVMDRCRREKPALYQLIKNRRSACFLREKKK, translated from the coding sequence ATGAAAAAAGCCAATCCAACTCCAAAGACGAAAACAGTAAAACCAAAAAAAGAAATCATCAAAAAAGAAATTCTTTCTATTGATAATCTGTCTGTCACGATTCAGGCTAATCCTGTTTTGCCGGTATTGCAGAATGTTTCCTTTTCCATGGAAGAAGGAGAAATTTTGGCTCTAGTGGGAGAGTCCGGAAGTGGAAAGTCTCTCACTGCTCTTTCGATTACAAAACTTCTTCCCGTTAAACAATTCGAATACACAAACGGTTCGATTGTTTTTAATGGGACGAATATTTTACAAATCGAAGATGAAAAACTAAGAAGTATTCGCGGGAAGGAAATCGCCTATATTTTTCAAGACCCATTTACATCTCTAAATCCTCTTAAAAAAATCAAAGACCAAATTATTGAGTCGTATAAAATTCATATTTCTGAAAATGAAAGAGAAGCAGTGGATAAGGCAAAGTATCTGCTTAATAAAGTGGGACTCACAGAATTAGATGAAAGACTCAATTCCTATCCAGGTCAGATGAGTGGTGGAATGCTACAACGAATTTGTATTGCAGCAAGTTTAATGTGCGATCCAAAGCTTTTGATTGCAGATGAGCCAACAAGTGCTCTCGATGTAACGATTCAATCCCAACTTGTAGATTTACTTCTAAAGATCAAAGAAGAAAATCAAATGTCGATTTTATTTATCTCTCACGACATATCGCTAGTAGCCTCTCTAGCCAATCGAATTGCTGTCATGTATGCGGGACAAATCGTTGAAATTGGTGAAACAGATGCTTTGATAGATAAGCCAACCCATCCTTATACAGAAGCACTTCTTCGCTCCATTCCAAGTGGAATTAAAACACATCATAGGCTAGCTGTAATCGATGGGATTGTTCCTTCACCTGCTGATTATCCTGTCGGGTGTCATTTCTCTACTCGATGCCCGGAAGTAATGGATAGATGTAGAAGGGAAAAGCCCGCCTTATACCAGCTAATTAAGAATAGGCGCTCAGCTTGTTTTTTAAGGGAGAAGAAAAAATGA
- a CDS encoding PD40 domain-containing protein, which produces MSGKKMFVLILFLLSISLFSIPEVKVIPIPGNINTDMQEFAPSLTADGKTMYFYSKRNNSKYTDLYKSTLVNGKWSNPVELRALNSPYDDQSPFVSDDEKFIVFSSNRDGSIEFRLANGKLGVSRDLYYAESIGGKWAKASSLSDKINTEEMEENPFLHENDFYFTRYPFGTPAEAKIWRAKIIGNQLQEPEELPSPINLEGTSNIAAVISKDGKYIYFASNRAGGYGGYDIYRSKIGKDGSYGEPENLGPEINTQGDEAYMIIDKANNAFYFCRKNVNENYDIYTALILKDDTEVAINDKPIRDKPIEEAKVNPPQKDIEIPNVVELPKKETPKKDVVTKDEITQTLKDKKKLTLNSVHFDTNSSELLSDSFPILNQIADFLRDNPESKIRITGHTDLTGDTALNKILSLERAESVRTYLHSKGIDRKRMISDGKGSTQPIINNLEPESNRLNRRTEFQVID; this is translated from the coding sequence ATGTCCGGTAAAAAAATGTTCGTTCTAATTCTTTTTCTTTTATCTATTTCTTTATTCTCTATTCCTGAAGTAAAAGTAATTCCAATTCCAGGAAATATCAATACAGATATGCAAGAATTTGCTCCGTCACTGACTGCTGACGGCAAGACAATGTATTTTTATTCAAAGCGAAATAATTCTAAATACACTGATCTTTATAAATCAACACTTGTCAATGGCAAGTGGTCAAATCCTGTTGAATTACGCGCATTAAACTCTCCGTATGATGACCAAAGTCCTTTCGTATCAGATGATGAAAAATTTATCGTATTCTCCTCTAATCGTGATGGCTCAATAGAGTTTAGATTGGCTAACGGCAAATTAGGAGTATCCAGAGATTTATACTATGCAGAAAGCATTGGAGGCAAATGGGCAAAAGCCTCTAGTCTATCCGATAAAATTAATACGGAGGAAATGGAAGAAAATCCATTCCTTCATGAAAATGATTTTTACTTTACACGTTACCCATTCGGCACTCCGGCAGAAGCAAAGATATGGAGAGCAAAGATTATCGGTAACCAACTACAAGAACCAGAAGAACTTCCTTCGCCTATCAATCTTGAAGGCACCTCTAATATTGCTGCCGTTATATCTAAGGACGGCAAATACATATACTTCGCATCGAATCGTGCCGGTGGTTACGGTGGCTATGATATCTATCGTTCAAAAATCGGAAAAGATGGCTCATATGGAGAGCCAGAAAACTTAGGACCAGAAATAAACACACAAGGCGATGAAGCCTATATGATTATCGATAAGGCGAATAACGCATTTTATTTCTGTAGAAAGAATGTAAATGAGAATTATGATATATACACTGCTCTCATATTGAAGGACGATACAGAAGTTGCAATCAATGATAAACCGATTCGAGATAAACCAATCGAAGAGGCTAAAGTCAATCCTCCACAAAAAGACATTGAAATTCCAAATGTAGTTGAGCTTCCCAAGAAAGAGACTCCGAAGAAAGATGTAGTAACTAAAGACGAAATAACGCAAACGCTTAAAGACAAGAAGAAATTAACTCTTAATAGTGTGCATTTCGATACCAATTCAAGTGAGCTTTTAAGTGATTCTTTTCCTATTCTAAATCAAATTGCAGATTTTCTCCGAGACAATCCAGAAAGCAAAATCAGAATCACTGGTCATACTGATCTTACAGGGGACACAGCGCTTAACAAGATATTATCCCTTGAGAGAGCGGAATCTGTTCGCACATACTTACATTCAAAGGGAATTGATCGGAAGAGAATGATTTCAGATGGCAAAGGATCGACTCAACCTATTATCAATAATCTTGAACCAGAATCCAATAGACTGAATAGACGGACAGAGTTTCAAGTTATAGACTAA
- a CDS encoding SpoIIE family protein phosphatase, translating to MNPINLFRKSINVQFLTLSAVSIAFTGALVGFLSFQYAKDEFESKLTNKDIPALLSLKATKIESELDKALEVSEIFSSDPELIEWFKSNGSNSKLENSAKTKMNTIAKRLNYTRVFASNYSTKEYFFYGERKQNRLGKFENNPAILDEGEEGDKWFFDFWKSEKDSEVNIGKLSEQDKLDKENTNAYINTIIKDGQNRIGVAGVGVRLTDFVKTFFADDEDGGRTWLVDKKSMTIKISMDFSEIDKEAADIISRDIKNHIQNYEQNKAESIKKILSKNGELTFFGYRKLPMHESLIVVYAVPYEKVMEPLSIIRKVTIGSTIFIVMIAFYVFLVYSRKITRPIIGLTDIAERISDGELNLRYATTTRNEIGRLAASFNAMTESLAEKNRSLEDYSKNLQEKVYEQTYELARQKRELEIKNKSMQKELEMGQKVQGIFLLPFNSRSDWYEVYATSFPSKELGGDFFRIYESSRDELWLFIGDVSGKGVGSSLIMTAAVSLLDQMQGIGGSLNELARDFNSQLFHLIGSNKGSAPGFFITAGCAFLKKEGNLYYAYTVNAGHEPPLLLRENNFTALPSGGRAFGISGDTHYKLFKTELKRGDILFYVTDGIFEQRSETGDFFEFNNIQDSIQKYQNESMETICHRLLEELDEFAANVPQEDDRTVIALKIL from the coding sequence ATGAATCCAATCAATCTCTTCCGAAAATCAATCAATGTTCAATTCTTAACTTTATCGGCAGTCTCAATCGCCTTTACGGGAGCCCTTGTTGGTTTTCTAAGTTTTCAATACGCTAAGGATGAGTTTGAAAGTAAATTAACGAATAAAGACATACCTGCTTTATTAAGCTTAAAAGCTACAAAGATTGAAAGCGAATTAGATAAAGCACTTGAAGTCTCCGAAATATTTTCTTCTGATCCAGAATTAATCGAATGGTTCAAATCAAATGGTTCGAATTCTAAATTGGAAAACTCAGCGAAAACCAAAATGAATACTATCGCGAAACGCTTGAATTATACGAGAGTCTTTGCTTCTAATTATTCTACAAAGGAATATTTTTTTTATGGAGAAAGAAAACAAAATCGACTGGGAAAATTCGAAAATAATCCAGCTATCTTGGATGAAGGCGAAGAAGGGGACAAATGGTTTTTTGACTTTTGGAAATCAGAAAAAGATTCTGAAGTGAACATTGGTAAGTTGAGTGAGCAAGACAAATTAGACAAAGAGAATACGAATGCATATATTAATACGATTATAAAAGACGGACAAAATAGAATTGGAGTGGCCGGTGTAGGTGTTCGATTGACTGACTTTGTAAAAACATTCTTTGCTGATGATGAAGATGGCGGTAGAACGTGGTTAGTCGATAAAAAATCAATGACGATAAAAATTAGTATGGATTTCTCTGAGATTGATAAAGAAGCAGCAGATATAATTTCAAGAGATATAAAAAACCATATTCAAAACTACGAACAAAACAAAGCAGAGAGCATAAAAAAAATATTAAGCAAGAATGGGGAACTAACCTTCTTTGGCTACAGGAAGTTACCCATGCATGAGTCTTTGATTGTTGTTTATGCAGTTCCTTATGAAAAAGTTATGGAGCCATTATCTATTATCCGTAAAGTTACAATTGGTTCAACTATTTTCATTGTAATGATTGCTTTCTATGTGTTCTTAGTTTATTCACGAAAAATTACGAGACCAATTATAGGACTTACGGATATTGCTGAAAGAATTAGTGATGGTGAGTTAAATCTCCGTTATGCTACAACTACTAGAAACGAAATTGGAAGATTAGCTGCTTCTTTTAATGCAATGACAGAAAGCCTTGCCGAGAAAAATCGTAGTCTTGAGGATTACAGTAAGAATCTCCAAGAAAAAGTTTATGAGCAAACCTATGAACTGGCAAGGCAGAAGAGAGAATTAGAAATTAAGAATAAAAGTATGCAGAAAGAATTGGAAATGGGACAGAAGGTGCAAGGAATTTTTCTTTTGCCATTTAATAGTCGTTCGGATTGGTATGAAGTCTATGCTACTAGTTTTCCTTCAAAGGAACTAGGTGGTGATTTTTTTAGAATTTATGAATCCTCAAGAGACGAATTATGGCTTTTTATCGGAGATGTGTCAGGAAAAGGCGTTGGTAGTTCACTGATTATGACTGCTGCTGTTTCTCTTTTAGATCAGATGCAGGGAATTGGAGGATCGCTAAATGAATTGGCAAGAGATTTTAATTCTCAGCTATTTCATTTGATTGGTTCTAATAAAGGTAGTGCTCCAGGATTCTTCATTACTGCTGGTTGTGCTTTTTTAAAAAAAGAAGGTAATCTATATTATGCGTATACAGTGAATGCAGGGCATGAGCCACCATTACTTTTGCGAGAGAATAACTTTACCGCTTTACCTTCGGGCGGGAGAGCTTTTGGTATATCTGGGGATACTCATTATAAGCTGTTCAAGACAGAATTGAAGAGAGGAGATATTCTTTTCTACGTCACTGATGGTATATTTGAGCAAAGAAGTGAAACGGGTGATTTTTTTGAGTTTAATAATATCCAAGACTCAATACAGAAATATCAAAATGAATCAATGGAAACTATTTGTCATAGATTGCTCGAAGAACTAGATGAATTTGCCGCGAATGTTCCCCAAGAAGATGACAGAACTGTTATTGCCTTAAAAATTTTATAG
- a CDS encoding Uma2 family endonuclease, which yields MASHVLEREFLRENFVPITVEAYHYLAEKNLISENSELIEGGIIKKMPKSPIHSALVRKLIQFFQKSIGAEYNVSSENPLTLKHSEPEPDIAIVDFRDDYYAVAHPSYAHLVIEISLTTLALDRDKADIYASSNIPEYWIFNLQNKTLEVFQNPSDDKYQLTTILTATDSIHPLFQPELSLDLKEFL from the coding sequence ATGGCATCGCATGTATTAGAAAGAGAATTCCTTCGAGAAAATTTTGTTCCCATTACTGTAGAGGCATACCATTATCTTGCCGAAAAAAATCTAATATCTGAAAACTCAGAATTAATCGAAGGAGGTATAATTAAAAAAATGCCTAAATCTCCAATTCATTCTGCTTTAGTTCGAAAATTGATACAGTTTTTTCAGAAATCCATTGGTGCAGAATACAATGTATCAAGTGAAAATCCCCTAACACTAAAACACTCTGAGCCAGAGCCAGATATTGCAATTGTTGATTTTAGAGACGACTATTACGCAGTTGCACATCCAAGTTATGCGCATCTTGTTATAGAGATTTCTCTTACAACGCTTGCATTAGATCGAGATAAGGCAGATATTTATGCTTCATCCAATATTCCTGAATATTGGATATTTAATTTACAGAATAAAACTCTGGAAGTATTTCAGAATCCTTCTGACGACAAATACCAATTAACCACAATTCTTACAGCTACTGATTCTATTCATCCTCTCTTTCAGCCTGAGCTTTCTTTAGATTTAAAAGAATTTTTATAA
- a CDS encoding ATP-binding cassette domain-containing protein, which translates to MIEVKNLSSSYKVSSKEFFKKNIIRAVEDVSIIIPENHTLGLVGESGCGKSSLGRTILRLQSFNSGSIKYNGVELTTLSQKELLPYRKNLQIIFQDPYSSLNPRLTIFEIITEGLTIHRKVSRKESQDLAVAILEKMSLKSDILSRYPHEFSGGQRQRIAIARALILNPEFIVCDEIVSALDVSNQAQVINLLADYKMDKNLSLLFISHDLNIITHISDDIAIMYLGKVVEVGSKKEIVDKPSHPYTKSLFASTFELENRKKKRVILSGEIPGVLNKPSGCYFHTRCPIAQDICKREAPPVKTLSKTHTSACHFS; encoded by the coding sequence ATGATCGAAGTAAAAAATCTTTCTTCCAGTTATAAAGTTAGCTCAAAAGAATTTTTTAAGAAGAATATAATTCGCGCTGTAGAGGATGTTTCCATTATTATTCCGGAAAATCATACACTTGGACTCGTTGGCGAATCCGGTTGTGGTAAATCATCATTAGGCAGAACAATTCTTCGTTTGCAATCCTTTAACTCTGGAAGTATAAAATACAATGGAGTTGAGTTAACTACTCTTTCGCAAAAAGAATTACTTCCATATAGAAAGAATCTGCAAATTATTTTTCAAGACCCTTATTCATCGTTAAATCCTAGACTTACTATTTTTGAAATCATTACGGAAGGGCTTACTATACATAGAAAAGTTTCTCGTAAAGAATCGCAAGACCTAGCAGTTGCTATCTTAGAAAAGATGAGTCTTAAGTCGGATATACTTAGCCGTTATCCGCACGAATTCTCTGGTGGACAACGACAAAGAATCGCAATCGCTCGAGCTCTTATTCTAAATCCTGAATTTATTGTATGCGATGAAATTGTTTCCGCTTTAGATGTATCTAACCAAGCACAGGTGATTAATCTTTTAGCAGATTACAAGATGGACAAAAATCTTTCTCTTTTATTTATCTCTCACGATTTAAATATCATAACTCATATTTCAGATGACATTGCCATTATGTATCTAGGAAAAGTAGTAGAAGTAGGAAGCAAAAAAGAAATCGTAGACAAGCCATCTCATCCTTACACAAAATCGTTATTTGCCTCTACATTCGAGCTAGAGAACCGTAAAAAGAAAAGAGTCATTCTCTCAGGGGAAATTCCAGGTGTATTAAATAAACCCAGCGGATGTTACTTTCACACTCGCTGCCCAATTGCACAGGATATTTGTAAAAGAGAAGCGCCACCAGTGAAGACTCTTTCTAAGACCCATACTTCGGCTTGTCATTTTAGTTAG
- a CDS encoding ABC transporter permease subunit has translation MKKYFIKRFLLLFPTVLGITFVVFIISHMAPGGPFESELAKWRGTANEAGGSQKQISAEEIQLLKERLHLDKPAPVAYLYWLKNIVQFDLGESRINYKKVSDLIFEKMPISLTFGLSGFFISYLICIPLGIYKALHHGEAFDLATSFLIFFTYSIPIFALALLLLYFLASGEFFSLFPLGHEVSDNYESYDTWGQILDRLHHMFLPVLCYIFHSFAVQTILMKNSLLEEISKDYVRTAVAKGMTFKDAVFKHAFRNSLIPIATGFGSNLGLLFAGSLIIELVFSIDGMGLLSFNAVRERDTDLMMGLLLVQSILSLAGNILSDFCYVLIDPRIKFE, from the coding sequence ATGAAAAAATACTTTATCAAAAGATTCTTACTTTTATTTCCAACTGTTCTCGGAATTACCTTTGTTGTTTTCATCATTTCCCATATGGCACCCGGCGGTCCTTTTGAGTCAGAATTAGCAAAATGGAGAGGGACAGCAAATGAAGCAGGAGGAAGCCAAAAACAAATCTCTGCCGAAGAAATTCAGTTATTAAAAGAGCGGCTACACTTGGATAAACCCGCACCGGTAGCTTACCTCTACTGGTTAAAAAATATCGTTCAGTTCGATTTGGGAGAATCTCGCATTAATTATAAAAAAGTGAGTGATTTGATTTTTGAGAAAATGCCTATCTCGCTTACGTTTGGACTGAGTGGGTTTTTTATTTCTTATTTGATTTGCATTCCACTTGGAATTTACAAAGCTCTTCATCACGGAGAAGCATTTGATCTGGCGACTAGCTTTTTAATTTTCTTTACCTATTCCATTCCTATCTTTGCGCTTGCACTTTTACTTTTATATTTCTTAGCTTCTGGAGAATTCTTTTCTCTTTTCCCATTGGGGCATGAAGTCTCTGATAACTATGAATCCTACGACACCTGGGGGCAAATATTGGATAGACTCCATCATATGTTTCTTCCTGTGCTCTGTTATATTTTCCATTCCTTTGCTGTGCAAACTATCTTAATGAAAAATTCTCTCTTAGAAGAAATTAGCAAAGACTATGTAAGAACTGCTGTAGCGAAAGGAATGACATTTAAAGATGCAGTCTTCAAACATGCATTTAGAAATTCATTGATTCCGATTGCTACTGGCTTTGGAAGTAATCTTGGTTTGCTATTTGCTGGCTCTCTTATTATTGAATTAGTCTTTAGTATCGACGGGATGGGTTTACTCAGTTTTAATGCTGTGAGAGAACGAGACACAGATCTTATGATGGGACTTCTTCTAGTGCAAAGTATTCTATCTCTTGCTGGAAATATTCTTTCTGATTTTTGTTATGTATTAATTGATCCAAGGATAAAGTTCGAATGA